The Fulvivirga ligni genome window below encodes:
- a CDS encoding sulfatase-like hydrolase/transferase, with protein sequence MKLRYLIHVWSVLFAAIITVSLSASCTSSQGAGATTASKPAKRPNIVLIMSDDMGYSDLGCYGGEINTPQLDKLAQEGVRFTQFYNAARCCPTRASLISGLYPHDTGIGHMTNPPKADQQHDYNLPGYRGFLNKECATMAEVLKGAGYQTYMSGKWHLGVQKQELWPNQRGFDQFYGILAGATNYFKPVEPRQIYEQNESIEVTDPEYYTTDAFTDKAIEFINEGDQDRPFFLYLAYNAPHWPLQAPKEDIDKYRSTYKEGWEKVREDRFARMKALGILDTSWELTEADAPEWSSLPEEKGRKWR encoded by the coding sequence ATGAAACTTCGCTACCTCATTCATGTTTGGTCCGTTCTTTTTGCGGCCATTATTACTGTTTCATTATCAGCGTCATGCACGTCATCTCAGGGTGCGGGGGCTACCACAGCTTCAAAACCAGCGAAAAGACCTAACATAGTATTGATCATGTCAGATGATATGGGGTATTCAGATTTGGGTTGTTACGGCGGGGAGATCAACACGCCCCAGCTGGATAAGTTGGCGCAGGAAGGGGTGCGGTTCACTCAGTTTTATAATGCCGCCAGGTGTTGTCCTACCAGAGCGTCCTTAATATCAGGCCTTTATCCGCATGATACGGGCATTGGCCACATGACTAATCCACCCAAGGCTGATCAGCAGCATGACTATAATCTGCCGGGCTACCGTGGGTTTTTGAATAAAGAGTGTGCTACCATGGCTGAGGTGCTGAAGGGTGCGGGCTACCAAACGTATATGTCGGGCAAGTGGCATTTGGGTGTGCAAAAGCAGGAGCTATGGCCTAATCAAAGAGGTTTTGACCAGTTTTACGGCATACTGGCTGGTGCTACCAACTACTTTAAACCAGTAGAGCCCAGACAGATCTACGAGCAAAATGAATCAATAGAAGTTACTGATCCTGAGTATTATACCACTGATGCCTTTACTGATAAGGCCATTGAATTTATCAATGAGGGAGATCAGGATAGGCCATTCTTTTTATACCTGGCCTATAATGCGCCGCACTGGCCGCTTCAGGCACCTAAAGAAGATATTGACAAGTACAGAAGCACTTATAAAGAAGGCTGGGAGAAGGTAAGAGAGGATCGTTTTGCCCGCATGAAAGCGCTGGGCATTCTGGATACCTCCTGGGAACTGACCGAGGCCGATGCACCAGAGTGGAGCAGTCTGCCGGAAGAAAAAGGGAGGAAATGGCGCTGA
- a CDS encoding phosphatase PAP2 family protein, whose translation MRKTMFSLLLGALSFFQQTQAQTIDSLQIDSKKDKIKIRQLVVPGSLIIVGSALSGSHLEHEIKNSFHDGTENDIDFQLPIDDLIQYTPIVTLYTADLLGAKAKNHWFDQTKYLAIVNIITAGLTHAGKNLIDKDRPNGHPQSFPSGHTSFSFSNAAVLYEEFKDSSPILAWSGYSTTTLVGSLRIVNNRHWLSDVMVGAGLGILVTKLVYHFEPLKNWNPFKKSKEITLAPTVSGDHVGVYFRLGF comes from the coding sequence ATGCGAAAAACAATGTTTTCTCTGCTACTAGGCGCACTGTCATTTTTTCAACAGACACAGGCTCAAACCATCGATTCTCTACAGATTGACTCAAAAAAAGACAAGATAAAAATCAGGCAATTGGTAGTTCCCGGTTCGCTGATTATTGTTGGTTCTGCGCTCAGTGGTAGCCATTTAGAACATGAAATCAAGAACAGTTTCCATGATGGCACTGAAAATGACATTGACTTTCAATTGCCTATTGATGATTTAATTCAATACACCCCTATCGTTACCCTCTACACCGCTGATCTTTTGGGAGCCAAAGCCAAAAACCATTGGTTTGATCAGACCAAGTACCTGGCCATAGTCAACATCATTACCGCCGGACTCACCCACGCCGGAAAAAACCTGATAGACAAAGATCGGCCTAACGGACATCCTCAGTCTTTCCCTTCCGGCCACACCTCCTTTTCCTTCTCCAACGCTGCCGTATTGTACGAGGAGTTCAAGGACAGCTCCCCAATCCTGGCCTGGAGCGGCTACTCCACTACCACGCTGGTTGGCAGCCTAAGAATAGTCAACAACCGCCACTGGCTATCTGACGTTATGGTCGGTGCCGGCTTGGGGATACTAGTCACCAAGCTGGTCTACCACTTCGAACCCTTAAAAAACTGGAACCCCTTCAAAAAATCAAAGGAAATTACCCTGGCCCCTACGGTTAGTGGTGATCATGTGGGGGTTTATTTTAGGTTGGGGTTTTGA
- a CDS encoding helix-turn-helix domain-containing protein has product MNIQVDFIDLIIIFGAMQGLFFALIIMSSKYFRTNTNILLGVSLIIIVLINAQTLLLKSSIYQVYPAMRLFEDIELVLLFPATLYLYYRASVSFDNRHHPYQLLLFAPFAISLVANLYVGGDVYFHWYTIHYKAWMPIFFTLEFYFSLVFNITLLIAEYFLIFRRKAIKNPLLEDNMKWVKVFYSFHVALTLTWITILTVEGISNQDFSYVIWIFINILFYWIGYKGILKFRLARNRYEIRQVVESKKQVTTQRTSQPDSENQYFTQMIRLFEDEHIYRNPNLSRADIAQRLHISEGYLSTLINEHSDKTIPEYLNYYRTEEVKKMLLDPDFDRYSLLAIGLEAGFNSKTAFYTAFKKETGTTPSAFKKQSLND; this is encoded by the coding sequence GTGAATATCCAGGTTGATTTTATTGATTTGATCATCATTTTCGGGGCCATGCAGGGGCTCTTTTTTGCGCTGATTATCATGTCGTCCAAGTATTTTAGAACCAATACCAATATTCTTTTGGGTGTAAGCTTGATCATTATTGTGCTGATCAATGCTCAAACTTTGTTGCTCAAATCGTCGATTTATCAGGTTTATCCCGCCATGCGATTGTTTGAGGATATAGAACTGGTGCTACTGTTTCCTGCCACGCTGTACCTTTATTACAGGGCTTCTGTGAGCTTTGATAATCGCCATCATCCTTATCAACTGTTATTATTTGCCCCTTTTGCCATCTCACTCGTAGCCAATTTATACGTAGGTGGAGATGTTTACTTTCATTGGTACACTATTCACTATAAAGCATGGATGCCTATATTCTTTACCCTGGAGTTTTATTTCTCCTTGGTCTTCAACATTACGTTATTAATAGCTGAATACTTCCTCATTTTCAGAAGAAAGGCCATCAAAAACCCTCTTCTGGAGGATAATATGAAGTGGGTAAAAGTATTCTACAGTTTTCATGTGGCTCTTACTCTTACCTGGATCACTATTCTAACGGTTGAAGGCATTTCAAATCAGGATTTCAGCTATGTGATATGGATTTTCATCAACATCTTGTTTTATTGGATTGGGTACAAAGGCATTTTAAAATTCAGGCTAGCTCGCAATAGATATGAGATCAGGCAGGTTGTAGAAAGCAAAAAGCAAGTCACAACACAGAGGACTTCGCAGCCTGATTCAGAGAATCAATATTTCACCCAAATGATCCGCCTTTTTGAGGATGAGCATATTTACCGCAACCCCAATCTAAGCCGGGCTGACATAGCCCAACGGCTACATATCAGCGAGGGCTATCTTTCCACCCTCATCAATGAACATTCTGATAAAACCATTCCAGAATATCTAAACTACTACCGCACAGAAGAGGTAAAAAAAATGCTGCTTGATCCTGACTTTGATCGCTACAGCCTGCTGGCCATTGGTCTGGAAGCCGGGTTCAACTCCAAGACGGCATTCTATACGGCTTTCAAGAAAGAAACCGGAACTACTCCTTCAGCATTCAAAAAGCAGTCGCTAAACGACTAA
- a CDS encoding glutaminase family protein, giving the protein MLRRFFVVFALLAICYTAGAQDLRAPAYPLVTHNPYLSIWSMGNELNGLPTKHWTGDDHSITGIIKIDNQYYRIIGEEAKQFETVLPTADEKSYKVKYTEEEPANDWLKADFKDEAWKSGAAPFSDNESLAKTLWKSKHLWVRRSFDMPSGDFKKLYLKLRHDDNIKVYINGEKIYDVEGWKDQYKFIAIEDQVAKKLKKKGNVLAIHIENTAGGAWLDAGIVKETDAMAKIDIQKAKQTGVDLHATRTVYHFDCGTAKVDVTFTSPALLDDLELLSRPVSYVSVKTNFSDNSKHDVKYYFGVGSNLAVHTPAQEVETWKYSENNLAIMKAGTVEQPILKRKGDGVRIDWGYAYVATEAGANTSQYITPAGSAILPFVNGKNPGTEGGQSGKSMVMSTVTDLGSVKGETKEQVYLIGYDELQSVQLFDQKLTPWWKKNYESMEGLLAQSMKDYKQVYERCEAFDSQLDKDAVAAGGEKYAELCNLAYRQAIAAHSLLENKEGDLLFMSKENHSNGSINTVDITYPSSPLFLIYNPDLVKGMMNGIFYYSESGRWKKPFPAHDLGTYPIATGQTYGEDMPVEEAGNMLTLAAAIAEMEGNADYAKSHWATLTTWAEYLMKSGFDPANQLSTDDFAGHLARNANLSIKAIMAIASYGKLAGMLGDKAAEKKYMSAAKDFAKKWTKLANNGDHYTLAFEKKGTWSQKYNLVWDDMLDFHVFPESVHQKEIKYYLTQQRKYGLPLDSRKTYTKSDWVMWTASMADNEEDFKALINPMWDYANETQDRVPVSDWHETTDARVPNFKARSVVGGYFMKMLQWKLENKK; this is encoded by the coding sequence ATGCTAAGAAGATTTTTTGTTGTATTTGCTTTACTAGCAATATGTTATACTGCTGGAGCGCAGGATTTAAGGGCTCCGGCTTATCCTTTGGTTACGCATAATCCATACCTAAGTATCTGGTCTATGGGTAATGAACTTAACGGATTACCTACCAAGCACTGGACGGGCGATGACCACTCCATTACTGGTATCATCAAAATAGATAATCAATATTACAGAATCATAGGGGAGGAGGCCAAGCAGTTTGAGACCGTGCTCCCTACCGCTGATGAGAAAAGTTACAAGGTAAAGTACACCGAAGAGGAGCCTGCAAATGACTGGCTCAAGGCTGACTTTAAGGATGAGGCCTGGAAAAGCGGTGCTGCACCATTCAGTGATAATGAATCTCTGGCTAAAACGTTATGGAAGAGTAAGCATCTTTGGGTGCGTCGCAGTTTCGATATGCCTTCTGGTGATTTCAAAAAGCTTTACCTCAAGCTGCGTCATGATGATAACATCAAGGTGTACATCAATGGTGAGAAAATCTATGATGTAGAAGGCTGGAAAGATCAGTATAAATTTATAGCTATTGAAGATCAGGTGGCGAAAAAGCTGAAGAAGAAAGGTAATGTATTGGCCATTCACATAGAAAATACGGCTGGTGGCGCCTGGTTAGATGCCGGCATAGTGAAGGAAACCGATGCCATGGCTAAGATCGATATTCAAAAGGCCAAACAAACAGGAGTAGACCTGCATGCCACCCGCACCGTGTATCATTTCGATTGTGGGACCGCCAAAGTGGATGTAACATTTACCTCACCAGCTTTATTGGATGATTTAGAGTTGCTTAGCCGCCCTGTTTCTTATGTTTCAGTGAAAACTAATTTTTCTGATAACAGTAAGCATGATGTGAAATATTACTTCGGCGTTGGCAGTAACCTGGCGGTACACACACCAGCTCAGGAGGTGGAAACCTGGAAGTATAGTGAAAACAATCTGGCCATTATGAAAGCCGGTACCGTAGAGCAGCCCATCTTAAAGAGAAAAGGTGACGGCGTAAGGATTGACTGGGGTTATGCTTATGTGGCCACAGAGGCTGGGGCGAATACCTCACAGTATATCACTCCGGCAGGAAGTGCTATTTTACCTTTCGTTAATGGTAAGAATCCTGGCACAGAAGGCGGCCAGTCAGGCAAATCTATGGTAATGAGCACCGTTACTGACCTGGGATCTGTAAAGGGCGAAACCAAAGAGCAGGTATACCTGATTGGTTATGATGAATTGCAGTCGGTACAGCTGTTCGATCAGAAGTTAACGCCATGGTGGAAAAAGAACTATGAGAGCATGGAAGGCCTGTTGGCTCAGTCTATGAAAGACTACAAGCAGGTGTATGAAAGATGCGAAGCCTTTGATAGTCAGTTAGATAAAGATGCAGTAGCAGCGGGTGGAGAGAAGTACGCGGAGTTATGTAACCTGGCTTATCGACAAGCTATAGCGGCCCATTCTTTACTTGAAAACAAAGAGGGCGATTTGCTCTTTATGTCAAAAGAAAATCATAGCAATGGCTCTATAAATACAGTGGATATCACTTATCCATCATCGCCATTATTCCTGATCTATAACCCTGATTTGGTAAAAGGTATGATGAATGGCATTTTCTATTACAGTGAGAGCGGCCGATGGAAAAAGCCTTTCCCGGCGCATGATTTAGGTACTTACCCTATTGCCACAGGCCAAACTTATGGTGAAGATATGCCTGTAGAAGAAGCCGGTAATATGCTCACGTTGGCAGCAGCCATTGCTGAAATGGAAGGCAATGCTGATTATGCGAAATCACACTGGGCTACCCTTACTACCTGGGCCGAATACTTAATGAAGAGCGGTTTTGATCCTGCTAATCAGCTTTCTACGGATGATTTTGCCGGGCACCTGGCCAGAAATGCCAACCTTTCTATCAAGGCTATTATGGCCATTGCTTCATACGGCAAGCTGGCTGGTATGTTGGGAGATAAGGCCGCCGAAAAGAAATATATGAGTGCCGCCAAAGACTTCGCTAAGAAGTGGACCAAATTGGCCAATAACGGTGATCATTATACTTTAGCTTTCGAAAAGAAAGGCACCTGGAGCCAGAAGTACAACCTGGTTTGGGATGATATGCTGGATTTCCATGTATTCCCTGAGTCAGTGCACCAAAAAGAGATCAAGTATTACCTCACTCAGCAAAGAAAATATGGCCTTCCTCTGGATAGCAGAAAGACTTACACCAAGTCTGACTGGGTAATGTGGACCGCCAGCATGGCTGACAATGAAGAAGATTTTAAAGCGTTAATTAATCCTATGTGGGACTATGCTAACGAAACCCAGGACAGAGTGCCTGTAAGTGACTGGCATGAAACTACTGATGCCAGAGTGCCGAATTTTAAGGCCCGATCAGTAGTAGGCGGCTATTTTATGAAAATGCTTCAATGGAAGCTTGAAAACAAAAAGTAA
- a CDS encoding sulfatase-like hydrolase/transferase, producing the protein MALRRAIYAAQVDRMDQNIGRLVKYLMDKNELDNTLFVFLNDNGACAEGGTLGGGNKDLLETEEGLWLTYGQAWANSSNTPFRRYKHWVHEGGISSPLIIRWPGMAAQYKGKFIREHSFLPDLMATFIDVAQADYPPKGMENIKPLVGKSLIPVLKGKDEPVHIEPIFWEHEGNKAVRLGKYKLVMQWKGKKKNHWELYDMEKDRTETHDLASQNPDKVKEMSDLWQQWADNHQVKPWNEIQNIMSAKHK; encoded by the coding sequence ATGGCGCTGAGAAGGGCAATTTATGCGGCTCAGGTAGATAGAATGGACCAGAACATAGGGCGATTAGTGAAATATTTAATGGATAAAAATGAGTTAGATAACACGCTTTTCGTCTTCTTAAATGATAACGGGGCCTGTGCCGAGGGTGGAACCTTAGGTGGGGGTAATAAAGATTTGTTGGAAACAGAGGAAGGTTTATGGTTGACTTACGGACAAGCCTGGGCAAATTCATCTAACACTCCGTTTAGGAGGTATAAGCACTGGGTGCATGAAGGTGGTATTTCCAGCCCGCTGATCATTCGCTGGCCGGGCATGGCAGCGCAGTATAAAGGTAAATTTATTCGCGAGCATAGCTTTTTGCCAGATCTTATGGCCACGTTCATAGATGTGGCGCAGGCTGACTATCCGCCGAAAGGCATGGAAAACATTAAGCCGCTGGTGGGTAAAAGCCTCATTCCTGTGCTAAAAGGTAAGGATGAACCTGTGCACATTGAGCCTATTTTCTGGGAGCATGAAGGGAACAAGGCGGTAAGGCTGGGCAAGTATAAGCTGGTGATGCAGTGGAAAGGCAAAAAGAAGAACCATTGGGAGCTTTACGATATGGAAAAAGACCGTACAGAAACTCATGATCTGGCCAGTCAAAATCCTGATAAGGTGAAAGAGATGTCTGATTTATGGCAGCAGTGGGCTGATAATCATCAGGTGAAACCGTGGAATGAAATCCAAAATATTATGTCTGCTAAACATAAATAG
- a CDS encoding REP-associated tyrosine transposase: protein MSEKYKFDDPEGRYFVTLSIVHWIDLFTRKEFKHSIVESLKYCQNNKGLVINAWCLMPSHLHMIIRSDSEPVGAIIRDFKKFTSRQAIELLGTINESRKEWLLRAFKASGEKLKRITSYKVWQDGNPPELLMSNKFQEQKLTYIHYNPVECEIVDEPEYYWYSSARDYSGINVCWMLN, encoded by the coding sequence ATGTCAGAGAAGTATAAATTTGATGATCCTGAGGGTAGATACTTCGTTACGCTATCCATAGTGCACTGGATAGACCTATTCACAAGAAAAGAGTTTAAACATAGCATTGTGGAATCATTAAAATACTGTCAAAACAATAAAGGATTGGTCATTAATGCCTGGTGCTTAATGCCAAGTCATTTACATATGATTATTAGATCCGATAGTGAGCCAGTTGGAGCTATAATAAGAGATTTTAAAAAATTCACGTCCAGGCAAGCCATAGAACTTTTGGGAACAATAAACGAAAGTAGGAAAGAATGGCTTTTGAGAGCTTTTAAAGCATCGGGAGAAAAACTAAAACGAATCACAAGTTATAAGGTGTGGCAAGATGGAAATCCCCCCGAGTTACTTATGTCGAATAAATTTCAAGAGCAGAAATTAACTTATATACATTATAACCCTGTGGAATGCGAGATCGTGGATGAGCCGGAATATTACTGGTACAGTTCTGCAAGAGATTATAGTGGCATTAATGTATGCTGGATGTTGAATTAA
- a CDS encoding glycoside hydrolase family 125 protein — protein sequence MDRRKFMQSSAAVGAAAALVNPYSLYAADAFPVVRVAEGKRNFKSKAIEKAIKKFQKGVKNEELAWLFNNCFPNTIDTTVTYSNNGGKPDTYVITGDIDAMWLRDSVAQVWPYLKFIDEDKELQNLIAGVINRQTSYILKDPYANAFYDDPNKRGEWATDLTDMKPGVHERKYEIDSLCYPIRLAYNYWKASGDTKPFDADWQKAIKAILKTFKEQQRKENLGPYSFMRETPHATDTLTMKGYGYPVNPVGLICSMFRPSDDATVYPFLIPSNFFAVVSLRQAATMMTEIANDAATAKQLTALADEVDKALKEYAVVDHPKYGRIYAFEVNGFGSYNLMDDANVPSLLSLPYLDAVDVNDPIYQNTRKYIWSLDNPFFFKGKAAEGIGGPHVGHDMIWPMSITMKGLTSTSKDEIKWCIKTLQATHGGTGFMHESFHKDDPKNFSRSWFAWANTLFGEFLYKTFEENPELLS from the coding sequence ATGGACAGAAGAAAATTTATGCAAAGTTCAGCAGCCGTAGGAGCTGCAGCAGCTCTCGTAAATCCGTATTCACTATACGCCGCAGATGCATTTCCTGTGGTAAGAGTAGCGGAAGGCAAGAGAAATTTTAAAAGCAAGGCTATTGAAAAAGCCATTAAGAAATTTCAAAAAGGTGTAAAAAATGAAGAGTTAGCCTGGTTATTCAATAACTGCTTTCCTAACACTATTGACACCACCGTTACCTATTCTAATAACGGCGGTAAACCAGATACCTATGTAATCACTGGTGACATTGATGCCATGTGGCTCAGAGACAGTGTGGCGCAGGTTTGGCCATACCTGAAGTTTATAGATGAAGACAAAGAGCTTCAAAATCTTATCGCAGGGGTAATTAACCGCCAGACCAGCTATATTCTGAAAGATCCTTATGCGAATGCTTTCTATGATGATCCTAACAAAAGAGGAGAGTGGGCTACTGACTTAACGGACATGAAGCCTGGTGTGCACGAAAGAAAGTACGAGATTGATTCTTTATGCTATCCAATTCGTTTGGCATATAACTACTGGAAAGCTTCTGGTGATACAAAACCATTCGATGCAGACTGGCAAAAAGCGATAAAGGCCATTTTAAAAACCTTTAAAGAGCAGCAGAGAAAAGAGAATTTAGGTCCATACTCGTTCATGAGAGAAACACCTCATGCTACAGATACTTTAACTATGAAAGGTTATGGTTATCCTGTAAATCCTGTAGGTCTTATCTGCTCTATGTTCCGTCCTAGTGATGATGCTACAGTTTATCCATTCCTTATTCCTTCTAACTTCTTCGCGGTAGTAAGTTTGAGACAAGCAGCTACTATGATGACTGAAATTGCCAATGATGCCGCTACGGCCAAGCAACTGACAGCATTAGCTGATGAAGTAGATAAGGCATTAAAAGAATATGCAGTAGTAGATCATCCTAAATATGGTAGAATCTATGCCTTCGAGGTAAATGGCTTCGGTAGCTATAATCTGATGGATGATGCCAACGTACCTAGCTTATTATCACTTCCTTATCTGGATGCGGTGGACGTTAATGATCCTATTTATCAGAACACCAGAAAGTACATCTGGTCATTGGATAACCCATTCTTCTTTAAAGGTAAAGCTGCAGAAGGTATCGGTGGACCACACGTAGGGCATGATATGATCTGGCCTATGAGTATCACCATGAAAGGTCTTACCAGCACTAGCAAAGATGAGATAAAATGGTGTATCAAAACTTTGCAGGCTACTCATGGTGGCACTGGATTTATGCACGAATCTTTCCATAAAGATGATCCTAAGAACTTCTCAAGATCATGGTTTGCCTGGGCGAACACGCTTTTTGGTGAGTTCTTGTATAAAACATTCGAGGAAAACCCTGAATTGTTATCATAA
- a CDS encoding GH92 family glycosyl hydrolase: MKKNILLICVLCAISLKYCYSQKKDYTQYVNPFVGTAPLTDPDFIGYTPPRDWRVWAGLTFPGSSLPNAMVQLSPITQYGSGAGYEYEDDEIIGFTHTNKGHWNLCHIPIMPISSDASHPFKSHYSHDQEKASPAYYEVDLKDYHVKARLTSTLRCGYHAYTYENANNRRILFDLGRANHGVSDWKIEKKDSKTLAGFQRTGGEKIYFYAELSHDITDLSTQDEGKRDGYATLTVADGGAKEVTLKIALSFVSIENAKENLKQEIGSQTFDQIHTKGQQTWNDLLSTIEVKGGTDKQRNIFYSSFYRSFLWPALRSDINGQFIDRSGNTRTEDFNYYTNPSLWDTFRNKLVLLSMVSPEVTNDVIKSLIDQGEITGFIPTFFHGDHAAPFIIGSYLRGVNDFDIKKAYELLLNNATKEGGTRPHITEYIEKGYISTPEREHPHVETKAKAGVSKTLEYAYDDYAISLLAKHLDDQKNFEVYSKRAQNYKNVFDSATRFMKGKLEDGSWVKNFDPQYPYYEYMYREANAWQVSFFVTHDMPGLVDLYGGKKAFEEKLDSLFTLPWNPNHIARNVSSFIGQYCHGNQPDHEAPFAYYFADKPEKSQQVLDNILNNFYGVGEYGLALSGMDDAGEMSAWYVFSALGLYPFSSVDNEYIVSVPLFDEVVWHTKEGKTLSIKKEGPSRELKKIKVDGKTQKGYFVPYHLFENGANINIITK; the protein is encoded by the coding sequence ATGAAGAAAAATATATTGCTGATATGCGTTTTATGCGCTATCTCTTTGAAATACTGTTATTCACAAAAGAAGGATTACACCCAATATGTTAATCCCTTTGTAGGAACAGCGCCATTAACTGATCCTGATTTTATTGGTTATACTCCGCCCCGCGATTGGAGAGTGTGGGCGGGCTTAACTTTTCCAGGCTCATCATTGCCTAATGCCATGGTGCAGCTCAGTCCGATTACTCAATATGGCTCAGGAGCCGGTTATGAGTATGAAGATGATGAAATAATCGGCTTCACGCATACTAATAAAGGCCACTGGAATCTATGTCATATTCCTATTATGCCCATTTCCTCAGATGCGAGCCATCCTTTTAAGTCACACTACAGTCATGATCAGGAAAAGGCCTCTCCAGCTTATTACGAAGTAGACCTGAAAGACTATCATGTAAAAGCTCGACTTACCTCTACTTTGCGTTGCGGCTATCATGCTTATACTTATGAAAATGCCAATAACCGCAGAATTCTATTTGATCTGGGAAGGGCCAATCATGGCGTTTCAGACTGGAAAATAGAGAAAAAAGACTCAAAAACGCTCGCCGGATTTCAAAGAACAGGTGGTGAGAAAATCTACTTCTATGCCGAACTCAGTCATGACATTACGGATTTAAGTACCCAAGATGAGGGCAAAAGAGACGGTTATGCCACCCTAACGGTAGCAGATGGTGGAGCTAAAGAAGTAACTTTAAAAATTGCCCTTTCTTTCGTAAGCATAGAGAATGCAAAGGAAAACCTAAAACAAGAAATTGGAAGCCAGACTTTCGATCAGATTCATACTAAAGGTCAACAAACCTGGAATGACCTGTTATCGACAATAGAAGTTAAGGGTGGTACTGATAAACAAAGGAATATATTCTATTCCTCGTTTTATCGCTCATTCTTATGGCCTGCATTAAGAAGTGATATCAACGGCCAGTTTATTGACAGGTCTGGAAACACCAGAACAGAAGACTTTAATTACTACACCAACCCATCTTTGTGGGATACTTTTAGAAACAAGCTAGTGCTGCTGAGCATGGTTTCTCCAGAAGTAACGAATGACGTGATTAAATCATTGATAGATCAGGGCGAGATTACTGGTTTCATTCCTACTTTCTTTCATGGGGATCATGCGGCTCCCTTTATCATCGGCTCATATTTAAGAGGTGTGAATGATTTTGACATTAAAAAGGCCTATGAATTGTTGCTCAACAATGCCACTAAAGAAGGTGGTACAAGGCCGCACATTACAGAATACATTGAGAAAGGCTACATATCCACACCCGAAAGGGAGCATCCGCACGTGGAAACAAAGGCCAAAGCAGGTGTTTCTAAAACCCTGGAATACGCGTACGATGATTATGCTATCTCATTATTAGCTAAGCACTTAGATGATCAGAAGAACTTTGAAGTCTACTCCAAACGAGCTCAGAATTATAAGAATGTATTTGACTCTGCTACCCGATTTATGAAAGGGAAGCTGGAAGATGGTAGCTGGGTGAAGAATTTTGATCCGCAATATCCATATTATGAATACATGTACAGAGAGGCCAATGCCTGGCAGGTGTCTTTCTTCGTTACGCATGATATGCCTGGGTTGGTAGACCTTTATGGAGGGAAAAAGGCCTTTGAAGAGAAATTGGATTCACTCTTTACATTGCCCTGGAATCCTAACCATATTGCAAGAAACGTCAGCAGCTTTATTGGTCAGTACTGCCACGGCAATCAGCCCGACCATGAGGCCCCCTTTGCTTACTACTTTGCCGATAAACCGGAGAAATCGCAGCAAGTGCTGGATAATATTTTGAATAATTTCTATGGAGTAGGAGAGTATGGCCTCGCACTGTCAGGCATGGATGATGCTGGGGAGATGAGCGCCTGGTATGTTTTCAGTGCCTTAGGTTTATATCCTTTTTCATCAGTAGATAATGAGTACATTGTTTCCGTACCATTGTTTGATGAAGTAGTTTGGCACACAAAAGAAGGCAAAACACTGTCTATTAAGAAAGAAGGTCCTAGCCGTGAGCTTAAGAAGATTAAAGTGGATGGAAAAACGCAGAAAGGCTATTTCGTGCCTTACCATCTCTTTGAAAACGGAGCCAATATCAATATCATAACTAAATAA